The window TCGCGCCGGGCCAGGCCTTGGCGACGCGGGCGGCGAGGACGAAGTCCTTGCGCAGGGGGTGGCCTTCGAAGGTGTCGGGCAGGAGCAGGTGGTCGAGTGCCGGGTGGCCTTCGAAGGCGATGCCGAACATCTCGTGCGTCTCGCGTTCGTGCCAGGCGGCGCCCGCGTAGACGTCGACCGCCGAGGGCAGGGCGGGGGACTCGTGCGGGATCGTCGTACGCACGAGGAGGCGGCGGAGGGGGGACAGGGCCGCGATGTGGGCGCTGACGCGGAAGCCGGTGCCCGGTTCGTCGACCGCGCTCAGCCAGTCGAAGTAGGTGCAGCCGAGGCGGTCGCGGGCGGTCCGCAGGGCCGCGATCCAGGTCGCCGGGGGGACGTCGACCGTCAGGACCTCGTAGGACTCCTCGGCCGTGGCGTCCGGGCCGAAGAGTTCCTCGGTGGCGGCGGGCAGCCAGCCGACCGCGGTCATCGTCCCTCCCCCGACTCCGACGCCGACGCTGGGTCCGAGGACGGTGGCTTTACCAGGCCGCTCTGCAGCGCCGCCGTCGACGGGCGTGCCGTGGTGCCGTAGCGCTCCCCCAGCGACTCGCGGGCGATCTTCTCCTGGAGCTTGAGGATTCCCTGGAGCAGTGCCTCGGGGCGGGGCGGGCAGCCGGGGACGTAGACGTCGACGGGGATGATCTGGTCGACGCCCTTGGTGACGGAGTAGGAGTCCCAGTAGGGGCCGCCGCAGTTGCTGCACGCGCCGAAGGAGATGACGTATTTCGGCTCGGGCATCTGCTCGTAGAGGCGCTTCACCGCCGGGGCCATCTTGTCCGTGACCGTGCCGGAGACCACCATCAGGTCGGCCTGGCGGGGGCCGGGGGCGAAGGGGATCACGCCGAGGCGGATGAAGTCGTGGCGGGCCATCGACGCGGCGATGAACTCGATCGCGCAGCAGGCGAGGCCGAAGTTGAAGACCCAGAGCGAGTAGCGGCGGCCCCAGTTGAGGATCACCTTCATCGGCTCGGGTGCGAGGCGCGCGAGGGCGCCGAGCCGCTTCGGTTCGGGAAGCAGCACGGGTTCGGGGCCGGCGGAGGTCACGTCGGGGGTCACGTCCATGCCAGGACGCCCTTCTTGTATGCGTAGAGCAGGCCCACGGCCAGGAAGCCGAGGAAGATGAACATCTCGACCAGGGTCGTCGCGCCGTAGCCGGGGGCGGCGAAGACGGTCGCCCAGGGGAAAAGGAAGATCGAGTCGACGGCGAAGATCACGTAGAGGAAGGCGTAGACGTAGTAGCGGACCTGGGTGTGGGCCCAGCCCTCGCCGACGGGGTCGACGCCGCATTCGTACGTCAGGAGCTTCTCGGGCGTGGGGACCACGGGCCGCAGCAGGCGGCCGGCCCCGAAGGCGACGGCGACGAACAGCACGCCGACCACGGCGAGCAGTCCGACGACCGAATAGGACTGGAAGTAGTCCGCCGCGACGACGGTCGTGGTGACGACGGTCGGTTCCGGCACGTCCGTCCCTCGCTCCCTTGAAACTCGGACCTGGTCCTGCGGCGATCCCCCGGTTCACCCGGACGCCGCTGTTCGACGATCTGTACGCACGGGAGTCTAGGCCCTGATAAAGGCAGGGTAAGCAGCCCGTCACGCCCTGGCATGCGGGGGTGGGGTTTTCCTCAGTCGATCCCGGCGGCGCACCTCATGGCGCGGGCGCCCGCGGCCGGGCACGCTACCGCGTATGACCGAACGCTTCCCGTCCACCGGCGCGAAGGCGGCCGCGACGACGGCCGGGCAGGACGACCGCCCGCCACCGCCCCGGTTCGCCTACGACCGGCACACCTGGAAGGAGATCGCGCACCTCCTGGCGAACCTTCCTCTCTCCCTGCTCGGATTCACCTATGTCATGACGGTGCTGTTCACCAGCTTCTGGCTGACCGTCACGGTGATCGGGTTCCCGCTGCTCGCGGCCGGCCTCATGGGCGCCCGGCAGTTGGGCAAGCTGGAGCGGGCGCGGGCCAGGGCGCTGCTCGGGGTGCGGGTGGACGAGCCGAGCCGGCTGCCGCTGCGCGGCTCGGGCGGCTTCCTCACCCAGGTGTGGATGTCGCTGAAGGACCCGGTGGGCTGGCGTGCGGTGCTGTACGAGTTCATGCGGCTGCCGTGGGGCGTCCTCACCTTCACCATCACTCTGGTCTCGCTGTTCGTGCTGTGGCCGGTGCTGCCGTTCATCGCGCGGGGGCTGGCCAACGCCGACCGGGCCATGGTGCGGGGGCTGCTGTCGCCCTCGGACGAGCTGGAGCGGCGCATCGCCGAGCTGGAGTCGGACCGGGGGGTCGTGGTCGACACGGCCGCGGCGGACCTTCGGCGCATCGAGCGGGATCTGCACGACGGGGCGCAGGCCCGGCTGGTCAATCTGGCCATGGGGCTCGGCCTGGCCAAGGAGAAGGTGCTGGAGGACCCCGACGCGGCGGCGGCGATGGTCGAGGAGGCGCACGGCGAGGTGAAGCTGGCGCTCCAGGAGCTGCGGGATCTGGCCCGCGGGATCCACCCGGCGGTGCTGACCGACCGGGGCCTGGACGCGGCCCTGTCCTCGGTCGCCTCGCGCTGCACGGTCCCCGTGAAGGTGACGGTCGATCTGCCCGCGCGGCCGGCCGCGGCCATCGAGGGCATCGCCTATTTCACCGTCTCGGAGCTGCTGCAGAACGTCAGCAAGCACAGCCGGGCGCGGTCGGCGTCGGTGGATGTGTGGCGGGCTGCCGACCGGCTGCTCATACAGGTGTGGGACGACGGCCGCGGGGGCGCGAGTCTCGACAGCGGTACGGGGATGAGGGGACTGGCCGAACGGCTCGGCGCCGTGGACGGGCTGTTCGTCCTGGAGTCGCCCGAGGGCGGCCCTACGACGGTCACGGCGGAACTGCCCTGGCGCGACCGCACGGACGCGTCCGCCGCGGGCACCGGCGGCTTCTAGACCCCACCGCGCTGCCACCCGGCCGGAGGTGGGGAAAACCCCCCGTCCAAGACGCCGACGGACTCCATGGTCCGCCGACCTGCGGCGGAGCAGGGTGGAGGTATCGAGAGCACAGTCGCCGGACGAGGAGAAGGACGACGTCGATGGCCACGGAGTACGGACAGGGATACGGGTTCGACGGCGGGCCCGGGTACCCCGGGAGCACCGGACGACGGCGGCACCGGCTGCCCGTCGCGCTGCGGGCGCCGGTCGAGGGCCGCACCTGGCGTGAACTCGGCCATGTGCTGCTCAGCCTGCCGATCAGCATCATGCTGTTCGTCTACGCGGTCACGATGGTGTCGCTGGGGGCGGGGCTGCTGGTGACGTTCCTCGGCGTGCCGGTGCTGGCGGCGGCGCTCGCCGGGTGCCGTGGCTTCGGGGCGCTGGAGCGGCTGCGGGCGCGGGCGCTGCTGGACCTGGAGGTGGCCGAGCCGGAGCCGCTGCGGGCGCGGAAGCCGGGTGCCATGGCGTGGATGGGGGCCGTCCTCAAGAGCGGTGCCTCGTGGCGGGCCCTGCTGTACGCGCTGCTGCACCTGCCCTGGGCGGTGTTCTCGTTCGCCGTCGCCGTGAACGTGTGGGTGCTGGGCTGGGGGCTGCTGACGTATCCGCTGTGGTTCTGGGTGCTCCCGATGTACGCCGGGCAGGACGGGGTCCAGCTCTACGGCGACGAGACGCACCAGATCTATCTCGACAACCCGTTCGAGATCACGATGACCGCGCTGGTGGGGCTGCTGCTCACGATCGCCATGCCGTGGATCGTGCGGGCGTTGACGATGGTGGACCGGCTGATGGTGCACGGGCTGCTCGGGCCGTCGCGGCTGGTCTCGCGGGTGGTGGAGCTGGAGTCCGACCGGGGGGTCGTGGTCGACACGGCCGCGGCGGACCTGCGGCGCATCGAGCGGGATCTGCACGACGGGGCGCAGGCCCGGCTGGTGGCGCTGGCCATGGATCTGGGGCTGGCGAAGGAGAAGCTCCAGGAGGATCCGGAGGCGGCCGCGCGGATGGTGGACGAGGCGCACGGCGAGGTGAAGACGGCCTTGCAGGAGCTGCGGGATCTGGCCCGGGGGATCCATCCCGCGGTGCTGACCGACCGGGGGCTGGACGCGGCGCTGTCGGCGGTGGCGTCGCGGTGCACGGTGCAGGTGGGCGTCGAGGTCGATCTGACGGAGCGGCCGGCGCCGGCGATCGAGGGGATCGCGTACTTCACGGTGTCGGAGCTGCTGCAGAACGTCAGCAAGCACGCGGGGGCGACCTGGGCGGGTGTGGAGGTCTGGCGGGTCGAGAACCGGTTGATGTTGCAGGTCGTGGACAACGGGCGGGGTGGGGCCGATGTGTCCCGGGGGTCGGGGCTTGCCGGGCTGGCGGAGCGGCTCGATGCGGTGGACGGGATTCTGGTGGTGGACTCGCCTGCGGGCGGGCCGACCCGGGTGACGGCGGAGTTGCCTTGGCGGGGGGCGTACGTGCGGTGACCTCCGGTCGGGGGGCGGGGCTCGGGGCGTTCCGTCTCCGGTCTGCCGGGGGGCTCCGCCCCCTGGACCCCCGGCCTGTGCCCACCGAGCACCCGAATCGCTCGACCAAGAAGCAAGCCCCCTCCCCCATACTCACTCGGACAAGAAGCCCGACCCACCCCCCATCCACCCCCCGATCCTGAAATGCTGGACCCGTCGCACGGGTGGGCGCGGAGCCGATGTGGGTCGCGGACGGGCGGCGTCGGGCTGTGGGGGGGCCGGAACATCGTGGAGGACAGGGTGCGGGTGGTCATCGCCGAGGATTCAGTGCTGCTCAGGGAGGGCCTGACCCGGCTGCTGACCGACCGCGGGCATGAGGTCGTCGCCGGGGTGGGTGACGGCGAGGCGCTGATCAAGACCATCACCGAGCTGGACGCGCAGGGCGAGCTGCCGGACGTCGTCGTGGCCGATGTGCGGATGCCGCCGACGCACACCGACGAGGGGGTGCGGGCGGCCGTGCGGTTGCGCAAGACGCACCCGGGCCTCGGTGTGCTGGTGCTGTCGCAGTACGTGGAGGAGCGCTACGCCACGGAGCTGCTCGCGGGGTCCAGCCGGGGCGTCGGCTATCTGCTGAAGGACCGGGTGGCCGAGGTGCGCGAGTTCGTGGACGCGGTGGTGCGGGTGGCGGGCGGCGGTACGGCCCTCGACCCGGAGGTGGTCGCGCAGCTCCTGGGCCGCAGCCGTAAGCAGGACGTGCTCGCCGGGCTCACGCCGCGGGAGCGTGAGGTGCTGGGGCTGATGGCCGAGGGGCGGACGAACGGGGCGATCGCCCGGCAGCTGGTGGTCAGCGACGGCGCGGTCGAGAAGCACGTGAGCAACATCTTCCTGAAGCTGGGGCTGTCGCAGAGCGACGGGGACCACCGCAGGGTCCTGGCCGTGCTGACGTACCTCAATTCCTGACATGGGCGGCAGGAGTGGGTGATCACCCCAAAGTCGCGTCCAAGATGCGAATGACACAAAGAAGGCGACCCTTACGGTCGTAGGGTTGATCCTGGGAGGCCTGCGGGAAGGCCTGTCCGGGACAGCCGCCTCGAGGGAGGTCCAGTTCAGTGACCAGCCAGGTCAGTAGCCCAGCGGAGCAGGCCGACGGACCAGTCGTAGGAGAGCAGCGCAAAGCGGGGGGCGCCAAGGGCGTCCGCCGTCTCGACCGGGTGATCATCAGGTTCGCGGGGGACTCGGGTGACGGTATGCAGCTCACCGGTGACCGCTTCACCTCGGAGACCGCGTCGTTCGGCAACGACCTGTCGACGCTGCCGAACTTCCCGGCCGAGATCCGGGCGCCCGCCGGGACCCTGCCGGGTGTGTCGTCCTTCCAGTTGCACTTCGCCGACCACGACATCCTCACGCCCGGTGACGCGCCGAACGTGCTGGTGGCGATGAACCCGGCCGCCCTGAAGGCGAACATCGGCGATCTGCCGCGCGGCGCCGAGGTGATCGTCAACACGGACGAGTTCACCAAACGGGCGATGCAGAAGGTCGGCTACGGCACCAGTCCGCTGGAGGACGGGTCGCTGGACGGCTACCACCTGCACCCGGTGCCGCTGACCACGCTCACCGTGGAGGCGCTGAAGGAGTTCGACCTCAGCCGCAAGGAGGCCGAGCGCAGCAAGAACATGTTCGCGCTGGGCCTGCTGAGCTGGATGTACCACCGGCCCACCGAGGGCACGGAGAGGTTCCTCAAGTCCAAGTTCGCGAAGAAACCCGATATCGCGGCGGCCAACATCGCCGCGTTCCGGGCCGGCTGGAACTTCGGCGAGACCACCGAGGACTTCGCCGTCTCCTACGAGGTGGCCCCGGCGGCCACGGCGTTCCCGCCGGGTGTCTACCGCAACATCTCCGGCAACCTCGCCCTGTCCTACGGCCTGGTCGCCGCGAGCCGACAGGCGGATCTGCCGCTGTATCTGGGGTCGTATCCGATCACTCCGGCGTCGGACATCCTGCACGAGCTGTCCAAACACAAGAACTTCGGCGTGCGCACCTTCCAGGCCGAGGACGAGATCGCCGGAATCGGGGCCGCGCTGGGCGCGGCCTTCGGTGGTTCGCTGGCCGTGACCACGACGAGCGGTCCCGGGGTGGCGCTGAAGTCGGAGACCATCGGCCTCGCGGTCTCCCTGGAGCTGCCGCTGCTGGTCGTGGACATCCAGCGCGGCGGGCCGTCGACCGGTCTGCCGACCAAGACCGAGCAGGCGGATCTGCTCCAGGCGATGTACGGGCGCAACGGCGAGGCGCCGGTGCCGATCGTCGCGCCGCGCACCCCGGCGGACTGCTTCGACGCGGCCTTGGAGGCGGCGCGGATCGCGCTGACGTACCGCACGCCGGTCTTCCTCCTCTCCGACGGCTATCTGGCCAACGGCTCCGAGCCCTGGCGGATCCCGGATCTGGACGAGCTGCCGGACCTGCGGGTGCAGTTCGCGCAGGGCCCGAACCACACCCTGGAGGACGGCTCCGAGGTGTTCTGGCCCTACAAGCGCGACCCGCAGACGCTGGCCCGGCCGTGGGCGATCCCGGGCACGCCGGGTCTGGAGCACCGGATCGGCGGCATCGAGAAGGAGGACGGCACCGGCAACATCTCCTACTCGCCGGCCAACCACGACTTCATGGTCCGCACCCGGCAGGCCAAGATCGACGGCATCGACGTCCCCGACCTCGTGGTGGACGATCCACACGAGGCCAGGACCCTCGTCCTGGGCTGGGGTTCGACGTACGGGCCGATCACGGCCGCGGTGCGGCGGCTGCGCAGGGCCGGGGAGTCGGTCGCGCAGGCGCATCTGCGCCATCTCAACCCCTTCCCGAAGAACCTCGGCGCGGTCCTCGGGCGCTACGACAAGGTGGTGATCCCCGAGATGAACCTCGGGCAGCTCGCCACGCTGATCCGGGCGAAGTACCTGGTCGACGCGCAGTCGTACAACCAGGTCAACGGCATGCCGTTCAAGGCGGAGCAGCTCGCCGCGGCTCTGAAGGAGGCCATCGATGGCTGAGACGTCCACGCACGGCACGGGCATCGTCGAAGCGCTCTCCCTCGTCCCCAAGGCCGAGGCGAAGCAGTCGATGAAGGACTTCAAGTCCGATCAGGAAGTGCGCTGGTGCCCCGGCTGCGGCGACTACGCCATCCTCGCGGCGGTGCAGGGCTTCATGCCCGAGCTGGGTCTGGCGAAGGAGAACATCGTCTTCGTCTCGGGCATCGGCTGCTCCTCCCGGTTCCCGTACTACATGAACACGTACGGGATGCACTCCATCCACGGCCGCGCCCCCGCCATCGCCACGGGTCTGGCCTCCTCGCGCCGCGATCTGTCGGTGTGGGTCGTCACCGGTGACGGCGACGCGCTGTCCATCGGCGGCAACCATCTGATCCACGCGCTGCGGCGCAACGTCAACCTCAAGATCCTGCTGTTCAACAACCGGATCTACGGTCTGACCAAGGGCCAGTACTCGCCGACCTCAGAGGTCGGGAAGATCACCAAGTCGACGCCGATGGGCTCGCTGGACGCGCCCTTCAACCCGGTGTCGCTGGCGATCGGCGCGGAGGCGTCGTTCGTGGCGCGGACGGTGGACTCCGACCGCAAGCATCTGACGGAGGTGCTGCGCCAGGCCGCCGCCCACCAGGGCACGGCCCTGATCGAGATCTACCAGAACTGCAACATCTTCAACGACAACGCCTTCGAGGCCCTGAAGGACAAGCAGCAGGCCGAGGAGGCCGTGATCCGGCTGGAGCACGGCAGGCCGATCCGCTTCGGCGCCGACCTGGCGAAGGGTGTCGTACGGGACCCGCTGACCGGGGATCTGAAGGTGGTCGCGGTGACGCCGGACAACGAGGACCGGGTGCTCGTCCATGACGCGCACTCCCCGTCCCCGACCACGGCGTTCGCCCTGTCCCGCCTGGCCGACCCGGACACCCTGCACCACACCCCGATCGGTGTCTTCCGTGCCGTGGACCGGCCCGTCTACGACACGCAGATGACCGACCAGCTCGACCAGGCGATCGAGCAGCACGGCAAGGGCGACCTGGGCGCGCTGCTGGCGGGCGGGGACACCTGGACGGTCGCCGGCTGAGCCGCACGCTTGAGTAACACCGAGGCCCGGGAGCGCTAGGAAGCGGCCCGGGTCTCGTCGTAGGTCAGGCGGGCCTTCTCCACATCGTCCATGCGGTCGTGGGTCCACTGGGCGAGGGACCTGACCTGCTCGGCGGCCTCGCGGCCCAGGTCGGTGAGGGAGTAGTCGACGCGGGGCGGGATCACCGGCTTGGCGTCCCGGTCGACCAGGCCGTCACGCTCCAGGGTCTGGAGTGTCTGGGTGAGCATCTTCTCGCTGACGCCCCGGGCGCCGTTGCCGTACCGGCTGATCGCCCGGCGCAGCTCGCTGAAGCGGTACGGCCGCTCCAGCAGCTCGATCAGGACGAGCACGCCCCAGCGGCTGGTGACGTGCTCCAGGACGAGCCGGTACGGGCACAGGGCCTCGCCATCACTTACTGCCATGCCAGTACCTTACTTCAAAGTGGGTACTTTCCAAGAGTTAGCGCTACTCCTAGGGTTAGTGCCACCGCACCCCACAAGGAGAGTCATCACCATGAGCATCGTCGTCACCGGAGCCACCGGACAGCTCGGCCGTCACGTCGTGGAGCAGCTGCTGGAGAAGGTTCCCGCCGAGCAGATCACCGCGGTCGTCCGCAATGCCGAGAAGGCCGCCGACTTCGCGGACCGCGGGGTGAGGATCGCGCTCGCCGACTACAACACCCCCGCGTCCTTCGACGGCCTCTTCACCGCGGGTGACAAGGTCCTGCTGATCTCGGGCAACGAGTTCGACAAGGGCCGCGTCGCGCAGCACCAGGTCGTCATCGACGCCGCCAAGGCGGCCGGGGTCGCCCTGCTCGCCTACACCAGCGCCCCGGGCAGCCTGACCGCCGCGCTCGCCGACGACCACCGCGGCACCGAGGAGGCCCTGCTGAACTCGGGCGTGCCCTACGCGCTGCTGCGCAACGGCTGGTACCACGAGAACTACACCGAGAACCTCGCCCCGACGCTGGAGCACAACGCGGTCGTCGCCGCCGCCGGAGAGGGCCGGGTCTCCTCCGCCTCCCGCGCCGACTACGCCGCAGCCGCCGTCGCCGTGCTGACCGGTGAGGGGCACGAGAACCAGACGTACGAGCTGGGCGGCGACACCGCGTGGAGCTTCGCCGAGTACGCGGCCGAGCTGAGCCGGCAGACCGGCAAGGAGATCGCCTACAACGCGGTCACGCCCGAGGCGCTCACCGGCATCCTGGCCGGCGCCGGTCTGCCCGAGCAGTTCGCGCAGATCCTGGCCGGGGTCGACGCCTCCATCGAGAAGGGTGAGCTGGTCGTCTCCACCGGCGACCTGTCCCGTCTGGCCGGCCGCCCGACCACGCCGTTCTCCGAGGCCATCGCCGCCGCGCTCAAGGGCTGACGCCCCACCCGGCGTGCCTCTGCCCCCTCCACCCTCGGTTGTCATGACCGTATGGCGATACGGCCATGACAGCCGGGGGTGCTCGGCGTTACCTTCGTGGTCGCGGAAGACGACGTGCGAAGGAGGGGGCCCGTGACCGGCAAGCCGAAGGGCGAGGCACGGATAGGACTGCTGAACGGGTTCGCGGCCTACGGGATGTGGGGGCTCGTCCCCCTGTTCTGGCCCCTGCTGAAACCCGCCGGGGCGGTGGAGATCCTGGCCCACCGGATGGTGTGGTCGCTGGTCTTCGTGGGCGCCGCCCTGCTCGTACTGCGCCGCTGGGCCTGGGCCGGAGAGCTGCTGCGGCAGCCCCGCAAGCTGGCGCTGATCACGGTCGCCGCGGCGGTCATCACCATCAACTGGGGCCTGTACATCTGGTCCGTGAACTCCGGGCACGTCGTCGAGGCCTCCCTCGGGTACTTCATCAACCCGCTGGTCACCATCGGGATCGGGGTGCTGCTGCTGAAGGAGCGGCTGCGGCCCGTGCAGTGGGCGGCGGTCGGGACCGGCTGCGTGGCGGTCGTCGTCCTGACCATCGGCTACGGCCGGCCCCCGTGGATCTCCCTCTGCCTCGCCTTCTCCTTCGCCACGTACGGGCTGGTGAAGAAGAAGGTGGGCCTCGGCGGCATCGAGTCGCTGGCCGCCGAGACCGCGATCCAGTTCCTGCCCGCGCTCGCCTTCCTGGTGTGGCTGACCGGGCAGGGCGACTCCACCTTCACCACCGAGGGCGCGGGGCACGCGGCCCTGCTCGCCTCGGCCGGCATCGTCACCGCGCTGCCCCTGGTCTGCTTCGGCGCGGCCGCCATCCGCGTGCCCCTGTCCACGATCGGCCTGCTGCAGTACTCGACGCCGGTCATCCAGTTCCTGCTCGGCATTTTCTACTTCCACGAGGAGATGCCGCCGGAGCGCTGGGCCGGGTTCGCGCTGGTGTGGCTGGCGCTCACGCTGCTCACCTGGGACGCGCTGCGCACTGCCCGTCGCGCCTCCCGCGCGCTCACCGACGAGATCAGCGTGCCCAGCACCACCAGGACGACCGGCACGACCAGCGCCGCCCGGAACGCCGAGAGCGTGGCCTCGGGGCCGGACCCGGTGGACGCCAGGCCGTAGACCGCGGTCACCGCCGAGATGCCGATCGCGGAGCCGAACTGCGTGGCGGTGGTCAACAGCCCGCCCGCCAGGCCCTGCTCCGACTCGGCGACCCCGTCCGTGGCCGCGATCGTCAGCGGCCCGTAGGCCAGGGCGAAGGCGAGGCCCGCCAGGAACAGCGTCGGGAACATCGCGGCGTAGGACCAGTCCATGCCGACCGGCAGGAACAGCGCGTACGCGGCCACGGCCAGGACGAAACCGCCGACGATCACGCGGGCGTTGCCCCAGCGGGCGACCAGGCGGGGCGTGAGCGTCGGGGCGAGGACGGCGTCGATGCCCATGACGATCAGGGCCAGCGCCGTCTGGAGGGACGACCAGCCGCGCAGTTCCTGCAGGTAGAGCGTGACGATGAACTGGAAGCCGAAGAAGGCGCCGAGGAAGAGCAGCGCCCCGAGGTCGGCGCGCACCATCGGGCCCTGGCGCAGGATGCCGAGGCGGACGAGCGGGTCGGGGCAGCGGCGTTCGGCGGCGACGAAGGCACCGGCCAGGAGCAGCGCCCCGAGCCCCGAGGCCGCGGTGAGCGGCCAGTCGCGCAGGCCGTGTTCCAGGCGTACGACGGTGTAGGCGGCCAGCAGCATCGCGCCGGCGGCGGTGATCGCGCCGGGCAGGTCGAAGGTGCCCCGGCGGGTCCGCGGGGCGTCGCGCCCGGGGATCAGCCGCACGGCCGCGGCGAGCAGGGCCGCGGCCAGCAGCACGGGCGCGAAGAACACCCAGCGCCAGCCGAGCTCGGTGAGCAGACCGCCGATCACCAGACCGAGGGAGAAGCCGGCCGCGCCCGTCCCGGCGAAGATCAGCAGGGCCTTGTTGCGCTCCGGGCCCTCCTCGTACGACGTGGTGATCAGGGAGAGCGCGGCCGGGGTCATGAACGCGGCGGCGACGCCCGTCACGAAGCGGGCGAGGACCAGCATCCAGCCCTCGGTCGCGAAGCCGCCGAGCCCCGAGAAGGCGAGGAAGACGGCCAGCCAGAGCAGGAACATCCGGCGCCTGCCGAGCAGGTCGGCGGCCCGGCCGCCCAGGAGCGTGAAGCCGGCGTAGCCGAGCACGTAGGCGCTCATCACCCACGCCGCGGTGTCGGTGCCCAGCCCCAGGTCGGAGCGGATGGCCGGGATCGCCACCGCCATCATCGCGACGTCGATGCCTTCGAGGAAGATCGTTCCGCACAGAACGAGCAGCAGCGCCCAGGCACGGGTGCCCATCAGTCCACACTCCTCCGCCGTCAGTCGGTTACGCAACCGAGGGTCGGTTCCCTCTTGTAACCACGACCACCCTGCGGCAGCATCGGGAGACATGGAAGAAGGCACTTCGAAGTCACCGAGTAACTGCGAGAGCACCGTGGACTACGGCGACGCCGATCCCTTCCAGTGGGACACCCGGGAGGACTGCCAGGTCCGGCAGATCCTCGACCGGATCGCCGACAAGTGGTCGCTGCTGGTCATCGCGCTGCTGGAGAACCGGCGGCTGCGCTTCACCGAACTGCGCCGGGAGATCGACGGGGTCAGCCAGCGCATGCTGACGGTGACCCTGCGGTCGCTGGAGCGGGACGGGCTGGTGAAGCGGACCGTGCACCCGGTGGTGCCGCCGCGGGTCGACTACGAGCTGACCCCGCTCGGCAGGACCCTGCACACCACGATCCAGTCCCTGGTGACCTGGACGGAGGAACACCAGGAAGAGATCGCCGCGGCCCGGACCGCGTACGACACCCGCGCCGTATAACTGGTCCATGACACAGACACCGGCACGTCCCGCCCCCGTGCACTGGAAGGTCGTCATCGACGCGGGCGACCCGCAGGCGCAGGCCGACTTCTGGGCCGCCGCGCTCCACTACGAGGTCGAGGACAACAGCGTCCTCATCGGGAAGCTGCTCGGCGCCGGTGTCGTGCCGCAGGAGCTCGTCGTCGAGTTCCACGGCCGCCACGCCTTCCGGGACCTGGTCGCCGTACGGCACCCCGAGGACCCGTTCGAGGAGGAGAGCGGGACCGGGCTGGGGCGGCGGCTGCTGTTCCAGAAGGTGCCGGAGGCGAAGACGGTCAAGAACCGGCTGCACCTCGATCTGCACCCGGGAGAGGGGCGGCGCGAGGAGGAGGTCGCGCGGCTGGAGGGGCTCGGGGCGAGGGTGCTGCGGCGGGTGGCGGAGCAGGGCGGCGAGTGGGCTCTGATGGCGGACCCGGAGGGGAACGAGTTCTGCGTGCAGTAGCACGGCGGCGGGCCCGGTAACGCCCTGT of the Streptomyces koelreuteriae genome contains:
- a CDS encoding 2-oxoacid:ferredoxin oxidoreductase subunit beta yields the protein MAETSTHGTGIVEALSLVPKAEAKQSMKDFKSDQEVRWCPGCGDYAILAAVQGFMPELGLAKENIVFVSGIGCSSRFPYYMNTYGMHSIHGRAPAIATGLASSRRDLSVWVVTGDGDALSIGGNHLIHALRRNVNLKILLFNNRIYGLTKGQYSPTSEVGKITKSTPMGSLDAPFNPVSLAIGAEASFVARTVDSDRKHLTEVLRQAAAHQGTALIEIYQNCNIFNDNAFEALKDKQQAEEAVIRLEHGRPIRFGADLAKGVVRDPLTGDLKVVAVTPDNEDRVLVHDAHSPSPTTAFALSRLADPDTLHHTPIGVFRAVDRPVYDTQMTDQLDQAIEQHGKGDLGALLAGGDTWTVAG
- a CDS encoding winged helix-turn-helix transcriptional regulator, with the translated sequence MAVSDGEALCPYRLVLEHVTSRWGVLVLIELLERPYRFSELRRAISRYGNGARGVSEKMLTQTLQTLERDGLVDRDAKPVIPPRVDYSLTDLGREAAEQVRSLAQWTHDRMDDVEKARLTYDETRAAS
- a CDS encoding SDR family oxidoreductase, producing MSIVVTGATGQLGRHVVEQLLEKVPAEQITAVVRNAEKAADFADRGVRIALADYNTPASFDGLFTAGDKVLLISGNEFDKGRVAQHQVVIDAAKAAGVALLAYTSAPGSLTAALADDHRGTEEALLNSGVPYALLRNGWYHENYTENLAPTLEHNAVVAAAGEGRVSSASRADYAAAAVAVLTGEGHENQTYELGGDTAWSFAEYAAELSRQTGKEIAYNAVTPEALTGILAGAGLPEQFAQILAGVDASIEKGELVVSTGDLSRLAGRPTTPFSEAIAAALKG
- a CDS encoding MFS transporter yields the protein MGTRAWALLLVLCGTIFLEGIDVAMMAVAIPAIRSDLGLGTDTAAWVMSAYVLGYAGFTLLGGRAADLLGRRRMFLLWLAVFLAFSGLGGFATEGWMLVLARFVTGVAAAFMTPAALSLITTSYEEGPERNKALLIFAGTGAAGFSLGLVIGGLLTELGWRWVFFAPVLLAAALLAAAVRLIPGRDAPRTRRGTFDLPGAITAAGAMLLAAYTVVRLEHGLRDWPLTAASGLGALLLAGAFVAAERRCPDPLVRLGILRQGPMVRADLGALLFLGAFFGFQFIVTLYLQELRGWSSLQTALALIVMGIDAVLAPTLTPRLVARWGNARVIVGGFVLAVAAYALFLPVGMDWSYAAMFPTLFLAGLAFALAYGPLTIAATDGVAESEQGLAGGLLTTATQFGSAIGISAVTAVYGLASTGSGPEATLSAFRAALVVPVVLVVLGTLISSVSAREARRAVRSASQVSSVSASHTSANPAQRSGGISSWK
- a CDS encoding winged helix-turn-helix transcriptional regulator; this encodes MEEGTSKSPSNCESTVDYGDADPFQWDTREDCQVRQILDRIADKWSLLVIALLENRRLRFTELRREIDGVSQRMLTVTLRSLERDGLVKRTVHPVVPPRVDYELTPLGRTLHTTIQSLVTWTEEHQEEIAAARTAYDTRAV
- a CDS encoding VOC family protein is translated as MTQTPARPAPVHWKVVIDAGDPQAQADFWAAALHYEVEDNSVLIGKLLGAGVVPQELVVEFHGRHAFRDLVAVRHPEDPFEEESGTGLGRRLLFQKVPEAKTVKNRLHLDLHPGEGRREEEVARLEGLGARVLRRVAEQGGEWALMADPEGNEFCVQ